A region of Natribaculum luteum DNA encodes the following proteins:
- a CDS encoding 2Fe-2S iron-sulfur cluster-binding protein gives MTEYTVEFVGTGETITCSDTETILSRCLEEGIAQEYSCRVGMCLACSAEILEGEVTQPAARGLTEAEAEQYALTCMARPQSDLKLERGKYPQSIEDDVDARSSSEAATADD, from the coding sequence ATGACAGAGTACACCGTCGAGTTCGTCGGCACGGGCGAAACCATCACGTGTTCGGACACGGAGACGATTCTCAGCCGCTGTCTCGAGGAGGGGATCGCCCAGGAGTACTCCTGTCGCGTCGGGATGTGTCTGGCGTGTTCGGCGGAGATCCTCGAGGGCGAGGTCACCCAGCCCGCCGCCCGCGGGCTCACCGAGGCGGAGGCCGAACAGTACGCGCTGACCTGCATGGCCCGCCCGCAGTCGGATCTAAAACTCGAGCGCGGGAAGTACCCGCAGAGCATCGAGGACGACGTCGACGCGCGGTCCTCGAGCGAAGCGGCGACGGCGGACGACTGA
- the ftsZ gene encoding cell division protein FtsZ yields the protein MDSIVEDAIDEAEDGGQAEFSGEVDSNAENASGTMTDDELADVLEDLQTDITVVGCGGAGGNTVDRMQQEGIHGAKLVAANTDVQHLVEIEADTKILMGEQKTGGRGAGSLPQVGEEAALESQQDIYDAIEGSDMVFVTAGLGGGTGTGSAPVVAKAAREAGALTISIVTTPFTAEGEVRRTNAEAGLERLRDVSDTVIVVPNDRLLDSVGKLPVKQAFKVSDEVLMRSVKGITELITKPGLVNLDFADVRTVMERGGVAMIGLGEADSEAKAEDSVKTALRSPLLDVDISGANSALVNVTGGNDMSIEEAEGVVEEIYDRIDPDARIIWGTSIDESLEGSMRTMIVVTGVESPQIYGRPESEAVQPGDDDIDFVD from the coding sequence ATGGACTCGATTGTCGAAGACGCTATCGACGAGGCCGAAGACGGGGGGCAAGCGGAGTTCTCCGGGGAGGTCGATTCGAATGCGGAGAACGCGTCGGGGACGATGACCGACGACGAACTGGCCGACGTACTCGAGGACCTCCAGACGGACATCACGGTCGTCGGCTGTGGCGGTGCCGGCGGTAACACCGTCGACCGCATGCAACAGGAGGGGATCCACGGTGCGAAACTCGTCGCCGCCAACACCGACGTCCAGCACCTCGTGGAGATCGAGGCCGACACAAAGATCCTGATGGGCGAGCAGAAGACCGGCGGTCGCGGTGCCGGCTCGCTCCCGCAGGTCGGCGAGGAGGCCGCCCTCGAGAGCCAGCAGGACATCTACGACGCCATCGAGGGCTCGGACATGGTGTTTGTCACCGCCGGACTCGGCGGCGGCACCGGCACTGGCTCGGCCCCGGTCGTCGCGAAGGCGGCCCGCGAGGCCGGCGCGTTGACTATCTCGATCGTCACGACGCCCTTTACCGCGGAAGGTGAGGTCCGGCGGACCAACGCCGAAGCCGGCCTCGAGCGCCTGCGTGACGTCTCCGATACGGTCATCGTCGTCCCGAACGACCGCCTGCTCGACTCGGTCGGCAAACTCCCCGTCAAACAGGCGTTCAAGGTGAGCGACGAGGTGTTGATGCGCTCGGTGAAAGGGATCACCGAACTCATCACGAAGCCCGGTCTCGTCAACCTGGACTTCGCCGACGTGCGAACCGTCATGGAACGGGGCGGCGTCGCCATGATCGGCCTCGGCGAGGCCGACTCGGAGGCGAAAGCCGAAGACTCCGTGAAGACGGCACTGCGATCGCCCTTGCTCGACGTCGACATCTCCGGGGCGAACTCCGCGCTCGTCAACGTCACCGGTGGCAACGACATGTCCATCGAGGAAGCCGAGGGCGTCGTCGAGGAAATCTACGACCGCATCGACCCCGACGCGCGCATCATCTGGGGCACCTCGATCGACGAATCTCTCGAGGGGTCGATGCGAACGATGATCGTCGTCACCGGCGTCGAGTCCCCGCAGATCTACGGCCGTCCCGAGAGCGAGGCCGTCCAGCCCGGCGACGACGACATCGACTTCGTCGACTGA
- a CDS encoding D-aminoacyl-tRNA deacylase, with translation MIAIVESRADRASEHVCTFLRELADWERLEDDTRPDAEGGGRWYRTEGAELRSFADFHLDLEGPVEAFDCDPDLLVFASRHSGDTGPLLTGHFTGNFGPAEYGGDDHALAAACPNALVRLLEAFDEYAPEGYDVGMECTHHGPTDVGVPSLFAELGSDDEQWDDPDGAEAVARAILALRDVSPHRDRQLVGFGGTHYVPRFERIVRETSWAVGHVGSEWALEDMGDPDEHRDVLEAAFDCSEADLAVVEDARPDLEAVLEDLGYRVVSETWLREVDDRPLETVESIERELGAIDDGVRFGTRRTGSFTVVDLPVEVIEAAEGIDPDRVWEAVEERTVAFETTNGASRVGERAAIDDEDVREAIVEALAAVLEKKYDSVRIERDAVVVEERAFDPNRASELGVPEGPKFGQLAAGEAVEVDGELVSPEAVRVDETHRFSI, from the coding sequence GTGATCGCGATCGTCGAAAGCCGTGCCGACCGCGCCTCCGAGCACGTCTGTACGTTTCTCCGGGAGCTCGCCGACTGGGAACGACTCGAGGACGACACCCGTCCCGACGCCGAGGGCGGTGGCCGCTGGTATCGAACCGAGGGTGCCGAACTCCGATCGTTCGCCGATTTCCACCTCGACCTCGAGGGGCCCGTCGAGGCGTTCGACTGTGACCCCGACCTGCTCGTCTTCGCGTCGCGCCACTCCGGCGACACCGGCCCGCTGCTGACTGGCCACTTCACTGGCAACTTCGGGCCGGCGGAGTACGGCGGAGACGACCACGCACTCGCGGCGGCCTGTCCCAACGCGCTCGTTCGCCTGCTCGAGGCGTTCGACGAGTACGCACCCGAGGGCTACGACGTGGGCATGGAGTGTACCCACCACGGGCCGACCGACGTCGGGGTCCCCTCGCTGTTCGCGGAACTGGGAAGCGACGACGAGCAGTGGGACGACCCCGACGGGGCCGAGGCCGTCGCCCGGGCGATCCTCGCGCTCCGCGACGTCTCACCCCACCGGGACAGGCAGCTCGTCGGCTTCGGCGGCACCCACTACGTCCCCCGGTTCGAACGTATCGTCCGCGAGACCTCGTGGGCCGTCGGCCACGTCGGTTCGGAGTGGGCCCTCGAGGACATGGGCGACCCCGACGAACACCGTGACGTCCTCGAGGCAGCGTTCGACTGTAGCGAGGCCGACCTCGCCGTCGTCGAAGACGCGAGACCGGACCTCGAGGCCGTCCTCGAGGACCTCGGCTACCGCGTCGTGAGCGAGACCTGGCTCCGCGAGGTCGACGACCGCCCGCTCGAGACAGTCGAGTCGATCGAGCGCGAACTCGGGGCCATCGACGACGGCGTCCGATTCGGGACGCGACGGACGGGCTCGTTTACCGTCGTCGACCTCCCCGTCGAGGTGATCGAGGCGGCCGAGGGGATCGACCCCGACCGGGTCTGGGAGGCCGTCGAGGAGCGAACGGTCGCGTTCGAGACCACGAACGGCGCGAGTCGCGTCGGCGAACGGGCTGCAATCGACGACGAGGACGTCCGTGAGGCGATCGTCGAGGCGCTCGCAGCCGTCCTCGAGAAGAAGTACGATTCGGTTCGGATCGAACGCGACGCCGTCGTCGTCGAGGAGCGTGCGTTCGATCCGAACCGCGCCAGCGAACTGGGCGTCCCGGAGGGACCGAAGTTCGGCCAGCTCGCGGCGGGCGAAGCGGTGGAAGTCGACGGCGAACTGGTCAGTCCCGAGGCAGTTCGCGTCGACGAAACGCACAGGTTCTCGATCTGA
- a CDS encoding MarR family transcriptional regulator: protein MQLDERSRTSVPNAIASPRAKLVYLCLLVTDGATVTELQELLSLKKITILSVLDSLTELELVAQRDHVYACV, encoded by the coding sequence ATGCAACTCGATGAACGAAGTCGTACATCGGTACCGAACGCAATCGCGTCGCCGCGGGCGAAACTCGTGTACCTCTGTTTGCTGGTCACGGATGGGGCCACCGTAACCGAACTGCAGGAACTGCTCTCTCTCAAGAAGATCACGATTCTGAGCGTGCTCGACTCGCTCACGGAGTTGGAACTCGTCGCACAGCGTGATCACGTCTACGCCTGCGTGTGA
- a CDS encoding HTH domain-containing protein, with product MTEANATPSRSRRVELRVRERIPASVADVVDDVVDRLGRLEADGEIAELQVSTWSRRCGTDAVASVDTSVAAAVAEFRSWADRNGYTLRPAFDRRDVSSMVARTSRSELVVPMICLAVYEDDDLQCVAPCSDGDDVFTAADCLAALESDASDPIEVPFENDGAADDVDAAERERASA from the coding sequence ATGACCGAAGCGAACGCCACCCCTTCACGGTCGAGACGCGTCGAACTCCGGGTTCGCGAGCGTATCCCTGCCTCCGTGGCCGACGTCGTCGACGACGTCGTCGACAGGCTGGGACGGCTCGAGGCCGATGGCGAGATAGCCGAACTCCAGGTCTCGACCTGGAGTCGACGCTGCGGAACCGACGCCGTCGCGAGCGTCGACACGTCTGTCGCTGCGGCGGTCGCGGAGTTTCGATCCTGGGCCGACCGCAACGGCTACACGCTCCGTCCGGCGTTCGACCGTCGCGACGTCTCGTCGATGGTCGCCCGGACGTCCCGCTCGGAACTCGTGGTGCCGATGATCTGTCTGGCCGTCTACGAGGACGACGACCTCCAGTGTGTCGCTCCCTGCTCGGACGGCGACGACGTGTTCACCGCCGCCGACTGCCTCGCTGCGCTCGAGTCGGACGCGTCGGATCCGATCGAAGTGCCGTTCGAAAATGACGGTGCAGCCGACGACGTAGACGCCGCCGAACGGGAGCGCGCGTCGGCCTGA
- a CDS encoding calcium/sodium antiporter, with protein sequence MLLEGVALYLLLLVGGVVALYAGAELLVAGARRLALGLGLRAATVGVTIVALATTAPELFVSIIGALEVSTDIGLGAIVGSNVANIGLVLGVSALISPLTISGTTMRRHVPFMVLAAVLLPILGLDGRIGRLEGLLFLLVLAGFTAYLLYYLGSDPAPAVDDPDAGAGIAARDVVFVIGGLLTLVLGSRWLISGGRGVLSAMGFSDLFIGLTVLALGTSLPELAASVVGAIRGHAEFSVGNVVGSNIYNVLAVLGVVALIAPISISTSTLRFELPAMVAFTLGLVAMMATGDRLTRIDGAILVVGYGAFVYLLFP encoded by the coding sequence ATGCTCCTCGAGGGAGTCGCCCTCTATCTGTTACTGCTGGTTGGCGGCGTCGTCGCGCTGTACGCCGGTGCCGAGTTGCTCGTCGCCGGTGCGAGACGACTCGCACTCGGCCTCGGCCTCCGGGCGGCGACCGTCGGCGTGACGATCGTCGCCCTCGCGACGACCGCACCCGAACTGTTCGTCTCGATCATCGGCGCACTCGAGGTCTCCACGGACATCGGACTGGGCGCGATCGTGGGCTCGAACGTCGCGAACATCGGACTCGTCCTGGGCGTGTCGGCCCTGATCAGTCCGCTGACGATCAGCGGCACCACGATGCGCAGACACGTCCCCTTCATGGTGCTCGCTGCGGTGTTGTTGCCGATCCTCGGGCTGGACGGCCGGATCGGCCGACTCGAGGGACTGCTCTTCCTGCTCGTCCTCGCCGGGTTTACGGCCTACTTGCTGTACTATCTCGGTTCCGATCCCGCACCAGCGGTGGACGACCCCGACGCTGGAGCGGGGATCGCTGCCCGCGACGTCGTGTTCGTGATCGGTGGACTGCTCACGCTCGTGCTCGGGTCGCGCTGGCTCATCAGCGGCGGTCGCGGCGTTCTCTCCGCGATGGGCTTTTCGGACCTGTTCATCGGGCTGACCGTCCTCGCACTCGGCACCTCGCTGCCGGAACTCGCGGCGTCGGTCGTCGGCGCGATTCGGGGTCACGCCGAGTTTTCGGTCGGCAACGTCGTCGGCTCGAACATCTACAACGTTCTGGCGGTACTGGGCGTCGTCGCGCTGATCGCTCCCATCTCCATCTCCACGAGCACGCTTCGATTCGAACTTCCCGCGATGGTCGCGTTCACTCTCGGACTGGTCGCGATGATGGCCACCGGCGACCGATTGACGCGCATCGACGGCGCGATCCTCGTCGTGGGGTACGGCGCGTTCGTCTACCTGTTGTTCCCGTGA
- a CDS encoding shikimate dehydrogenase: MHVFGLLGNPVGHSLSPPMHEAAYDELGLDARYVTFEPAPDDLESAIRGANALGIRGLNVTIPFKQDTLAYVEPDDLASRIGAVNTIDFSGEGPPTGHNTDAAGAVRALERGDADLEGATAVVVGAGGAGRAIAFGLADVGATVAIVNRTKSRAYDLATAVPDASGHGLESLPDLLSDADVLVNATSVGMEEDVSPVPAEALHADLTVLDAVYSPLETRLLREASERGATTVDGAWMLLYQGVEAFERWTGESAPIEVMNGALRSRL, translated from the coding sequence ATGCACGTCTTCGGTCTACTCGGCAATCCGGTAGGTCACTCGCTGTCGCCGCCGATGCACGAGGCGGCGTACGACGAACTCGGCCTCGACGCGCGGTACGTCACCTTCGAACCCGCCCCGGACGACCTCGAGTCGGCGATACGCGGTGCCAACGCGCTCGGAATTCGGGGGCTGAACGTGACGATTCCGTTCAAGCAAGATACCCTCGCGTACGTCGAACCCGACGACCTGGCCTCACGGATCGGCGCGGTCAACACGATCGACTTCTCGGGTGAGGGGCCACCGACGGGCCACAACACCGACGCTGCCGGCGCGGTTCGGGCGCTCGAGCGCGGCGACGCCGACCTCGAGGGAGCGACGGCCGTCGTCGTCGGCGCGGGCGGTGCGGGTCGCGCGATCGCCTTCGGTCTCGCCGACGTGGGTGCGACCGTCGCGATCGTAAACCGGACCAAATCGCGCGCATACGACCTCGCGACGGCGGTTCCGGACGCGTCGGGCCACGGTCTCGAGTCGCTCCCGGACCTGCTTTCCGACGCCGACGTCCTCGTGAACGCGACCAGCGTCGGGATGGAAGAGGACGTCTCGCCGGTCCCGGCCGAGGCGTTACACGCCGACCTGACGGTGCTCGACGCGGTCTACAGCCCGCTCGAGACGCGTTTGCTTCGCGAGGCGAGCGAGCGAGGGGCGACGACGGTCGACGGCGCGTGGATGCTCCTCTACCAGGGCGTCGAGGCGTTCGAGCGGTGGACGGGCGAATCCGCGCCCATCGAGGTGATGAACGGCGCGTTGCGGTCGAGACTGTAG
- a CDS encoding helix-hairpin-helix domain-containing protein: MAILQKLKSLLGLGDSQSDHRRERDVGVTVEHESGQSDETVDSSRPVSSPSDENAVDFSTTSTPESESEPAESQVEEAESTEPDVEPESEPESEPEPEPESESEPEPEPELESESEPEPEPKSESESEPEPEPELESESEPEPESEPELKSESESEPEPESELESEPEPESGSEPESELNPEPVDEIKGIGPAYADRLAGAGVETVGELAAADAAELAEQTDISETRIQGWIDRAEVR; the protein is encoded by the coding sequence ATGGCGATCCTCCAAAAACTGAAGTCGCTGCTGGGGCTCGGCGACTCGCAGTCGGACCATCGGCGAGAGCGGGACGTGGGCGTGACCGTCGAACACGAGAGCGGCCAATCTGACGAGACGGTCGACTCGAGTCGACCCGTCTCGTCGCCGTCCGACGAGAACGCCGTCGACTTCTCGACCACGAGTACTCCCGAGTCGGAATCTGAACCGGCCGAGAGTCAGGTGGAAGAAGCAGAGTCGACCGAACCCGACGTGGAACCGGAGTCCGAGCCCGAGTCGGAACCCGAACCAGAACCGGAATCCGAATCCGAGCCCGAACCGGAGCCCGAACTGGAATCGGAGTCGGAACCGGAACCCGAACCGAAATCCGAGTCCGAGTCGGAGCCAGAACCCGAACCCGAACTGGAATCGGAGTCGGAACCGGAACCAGAATCGGAACCCGAACTGAAATCCGAGTCCGAGTCGGAGCCAGAACCCGAATCCGAACTCGAATCCGAGCCGGAACCCGAATCCGGGTCCGAACCGGAGTCCGAACTGAATCCGGAACCGGTCGACGAGATCAAGGGCATCGGTCCGGCCTACGCCGACCGCCTCGCCGGTGCCGGCGTCGAAACCGTCGGCGAACTCGCGGCTGCAGACGCGGCCGAACTCGCCGAACAGACCGACATCTCGGAGACGCGTATCCAGGGCTGGATCGATCGAGCGGAAGTCCGCTAG
- a CDS encoding anthranilate synthase component I family protein: MTEPYVVTTADSFRSAVADAPGGYEPGDGTRAPPERGVETVRVPVEVRVRVDDPFLAYRRARGGADADGAFLETTGGQPGWGYFGVDPVDRLTVGPDAVARASDDRSPTLAALEGLLEGDALSRGDCSIPYPCGAIGWLSYDVARELEELPESAVDDRRLPRLEVAVYDRLAAWEEPTDTINQNSRSSEDGETTLRIAACPRVGDDPDAAYERGRERALDLARRTLDGEPSIDDPPVSAPAVTFESDCGREAFADRVRRVKAYVRDGDTFQANVSQRLVAPAAVNPVAAYDALRRVNPAPYSCLLEFRAAELVSASPELLLERAPPRPSKDSSGRRQREHDGDFIRTEPIAGTRPRGETAAEDDRLEADLLGDEKERAEHAMLVDLERNDLGKVCAYGSVAVDEYRRVDRYAEVMHLVSNVTGRLREGATLADAIAAVFPGGTITGAPKPRTMVIIDELEATRRGPYTGSVGIFGFDGRATLNIVIRTLVRYGNEYHLRVGAGIVHDSDPYREYDETLDKARALITAVDDALGDRAEMALEADGRPAAGRRGGDTDG, encoded by the coding sequence ATGACCGAGCCGTACGTCGTCACGACGGCCGACTCGTTCCGCTCGGCCGTCGCCGACGCTCCCGGTGGTTACGAACCGGGAGATGGAACCCGAGCCCCGCCCGAGCGGGGCGTCGAAACCGTCCGCGTCCCCGTCGAAGTTCGCGTCCGGGTCGACGACCCCTTTCTCGCCTACCGTCGCGCCCGGGGCGGAGCCGACGCCGACGGCGCCTTCCTCGAGACGACCGGCGGACAGCCTGGCTGGGGCTACTTCGGCGTCGATCCCGTCGACCGACTCACCGTCGGCCCGGACGCCGTCGCTCGAGCGAGCGACGACCGCTCCCCGACGCTTGCAGCACTCGAAGGACTGCTCGAGGGCGACGCGCTCTCCCGTGGCGACTGTTCGATACCCTACCCCTGTGGTGCGATCGGCTGGCTCTCCTACGACGTCGCCCGCGAACTCGAGGAGCTACCCGAGTCGGCCGTCGACGACCGCCGGTTGCCGCGACTCGAGGTCGCCGTCTACGATCGGCTCGCGGCGTGGGAGGAACCGACCGACACGATCAATCAGAACTCGAGAAGTTCCGAAGACGGCGAGACGACGCTGCGAATCGCGGCCTGTCCGCGCGTCGGTGACGACCCGGACGCGGCGTACGAACGGGGTCGCGAGCGGGCGCTCGATCTCGCCCGCCGCACCCTCGACGGGGAGCCGTCGATAGACGACCCGCCCGTTTCAGCGCCGGCGGTCACGTTCGAGAGCGACTGCGGTCGCGAGGCGTTCGCCGACCGCGTCCGCCGGGTCAAGGCGTACGTCCGCGACGGGGACACCTTCCAGGCGAACGTCTCCCAGAGACTCGTCGCGCCGGCGGCCGTCAACCCGGTCGCCGCCTACGACGCGCTTCGCCGGGTGAACCCCGCGCCCTACTCCTGTCTGCTCGAGTTTCGCGCCGCGGAACTCGTGAGCGCGAGCCCCGAACTCCTGCTCGAGCGCGCGCCGCCACGCCCCTCGAAAGACTCGAGCGGGCGGCGTCAGCGAGAGCACGACGGCGACTTCATCCGGACCGAACCGATCGCCGGCACCCGGCCACGCGGGGAGACTGCAGCCGAGGACGACCGCCTCGAGGCCGACCTGCTTGGTGACGAGAAGGAACGAGCCGAGCACGCGATGCTGGTCGATCTCGAGCGAAACGACCTCGGGAAGGTGTGTGCCTACGGCAGCGTCGCAGTCGACGAGTACCGACGGGTCGACCGCTACGCCGAAGTCATGCATCTGGTCTCGAACGTGACCGGTCGGCTTCGCGAGGGTGCGACGCTCGCCGACGCCATCGCCGCCGTCTTCCCTGGCGGGACGATCACCGGCGCACCGAAGCCCCGGACGATGGTGATTATCGACGAACTCGAGGCCACGCGGCGAGGGCCGTACACCGGCAGCGTAGGGATCTTCGGGTTCGACGGTCGGGCGACCCTGAACATCGTGATCCGGACGCTCGTCCGCTACGGCAACGAGTACCACCTGCGGGTCGGTGCGGGGATCGTCCACGACTCCGATCCGTACCGCGAGTACGACGAGACGCTCGACAAGGCGCGGGCGCTGATTACGGCGGTCGACGACGCCCTCGGCGACCGGGCGGAGATGGCACTCGAGGCCGACGGCAGGCCGGCAGCCGGTAGACGTGGTGGTGATACCGATGGCTGA
- a CDS encoding anthranilate synthase component II — translation MADPRILVIDNYDSFVYNLVQYVAEAIASAGPASSRNVGEVTDEVVVRRNDEIDLEEVHDLDPTGIVVSPGPGTPADAGVSIPLFAETDYPILGVCLGHQALCAAHGAPVVHAPEVVHGKPSVVTHDGDGIFTGLPDRFHVGRYHSLAVERADLPDCLLETAQTADESEVLMAVRHREKPHVGVQFHPESILTREVDAGTADDVRSGESITLEVGKRLVENFCALAAERAGERR, via the coding sequence ATGGCTGACCCTCGCATCCTCGTGATCGACAACTACGACTCGTTCGTCTACAACCTCGTCCAGTACGTGGCCGAAGCCATCGCTTCGGCAGGCCCTGCGTCGTCGCGGAACGTGGGTGAGGTAACCGACGAGGTGGTGGTCCGTCGCAACGACGAGATCGACCTCGAGGAAGTACACGACCTCGATCCGACGGGAATCGTCGTCTCGCCCGGCCCCGGAACGCCGGCGGACGCCGGCGTCTCGATCCCACTGTTCGCCGAGACCGACTACCCCATCTTAGGTGTCTGTCTCGGCCACCAGGCGCTGTGTGCCGCCCACGGCGCGCCCGTCGTCCACGCACCCGAGGTCGTCCACGGCAAGCCCTCCGTCGTCACCCACGACGGCGACGGAATCTTCACTGGACTGCCCGACAGGTTCCATGTCGGACGCTACCACTCGCTGGCCGTCGAACGGGCGGATCTGCCCGACTGCCTGCTCGAGACGGCCCAGACCGCAGACGAGAGCGAGGTGCTGATGGCGGTCCGCCACCGCGAGAAACCCCACGTCGGAGTTCAGTTCCACCCCGAGAGCATCCTCACGCGCGAGGTCGACGCCGGTACGGCCGACGACGTGAGGAGCGGCGAGTCGATCACGCTCGAGGTCGGCAAGCGGCTGGTCGAAAACTTCTGTGCACTCGCAGCCGAACGCGCCGGTGAGCGTCGATGA
- a CDS encoding aminotransferase class IV, producing the protein MSDEHIYHVNGDLVPASEATVSVADRGFRYGDGAFETVRVYGGTVFEWDAHADRLERTCEALSLEHGLSRADLRARIDETLAANDLEDASARLSITRGVQPGKLTPRPEVDPTVVVSVDPLPRGGLEGDPVWDGPATLQTVRTRRVPDEAIPSTAKTHNYLNGILARQELYDADEALIRDLEGYVAEGATSNVFFVADDGLHTPTTDGPVLPGVTRRVVLELAAEAGIPTHEKWYEPAEVREAEEVFLTNSSWEIRPVESVDGIDVGDGPVTDLLARLFDKRVENEHY; encoded by the coding sequence ATGAGCGACGAGCACATCTATCACGTAAACGGTGACCTCGTCCCGGCTAGCGAGGCGACGGTGTCCGTCGCCGACCGCGGCTTCCGGTACGGCGACGGCGCGTTCGAGACCGTACGCGTCTACGGCGGGACGGTGTTCGAGTGGGACGCACACGCCGACCGCCTCGAGCGCACCTGCGAGGCGCTCTCCCTCGAGCATGGCCTCTCGCGGGCGGATCTCCGAGCGCGAATCGACGAGACGCTCGCGGCGAACGACCTCGAGGACGCCTCGGCGCGGCTCTCGATTACGCGTGGCGTCCAGCCAGGGAAGCTTACCCCCCGTCCCGAGGTCGACCCGACGGTCGTCGTCTCCGTCGACCCGCTCCCGCGTGGCGGCCTCGAGGGCGACCCCGTCTGGGATGGGCCGGCAACGCTCCAGACGGTTCGGACACGCCGTGTCCCCGACGAGGCAATCCCGTCGACGGCGAAGACGCACAACTATCTCAACGGGATTCTCGCCCGTCAGGAGCTGTACGACGCCGACGAGGCGCTGATCCGCGACCTCGAGGGCTACGTCGCGGAAGGGGCGACGAGCAACGTCTTTTTCGTCGCCGACGACGGACTCCACACACCGACGACCGACGGCCCCGTGCTCCCGGGAGTTACCAGACGCGTCGTCCTCGAGCTGGCGGCAGAGGCCGGGATTCCGACCCACGAGAAGTGGTACGAGCCGGCCGAGGTTCGCGAGGCCGAGGAGGTATTTCTCACGAACTCCTCGTGGGAGATTCGCCCCGTCGAGTCGGTCGACGGCATCGACGTCGGCGACGGACCGGTGACGGACCTCCTCGCCCGACTGTTCGACAAACGCGTCGAGAACGAGCACTACTAG
- a CDS encoding saccharopine dehydrogenase family protein: protein MDDLLIYGSYGYTGRLIAREAVSRGGAPVVAGRDAERVAALADDLGVEGRAFDLESDVTAHLDGFAAVCNCAGPFVDTCDPLVEACLETGTDYLDVTGEVAVFERLARLGGRAERADVTLLPGVGFDVVPSDCLATYLHERLPSADDLAVGIANWGSLSRGTLVTTVRNLGSGGVVRRNGRLIRVPTAYDTRTFDFGRGPTTTVTVPLGDVVTAAHSTGVEHVAVYVDLPNPVIRAMKAGRSLESLLGSWPIRQGLERVVETAVDGPDAAERERGEAVVQVEVTDGDRTERARLWTPNTYALTADAAVSSAKRVLEGDAPDGYQTPSTAFGHEFVLDLEGVERELLPSPTQV, encoded by the coding sequence ATGGACGACCTCCTCATCTACGGTTCGTACGGGTACACGGGTCGGTTGATCGCTCGCGAAGCCGTCTCACGGGGAGGGGCTCCCGTCGTCGCCGGCCGCGACGCAGAGCGGGTCGCAGCCCTGGCCGATGACCTCGGCGTCGAGGGACGGGCCTTCGACCTCGAGTCGGACGTCACCGCACACCTCGACGGCTTCGCGGCCGTCTGCAACTGCGCCGGGCCGTTCGTCGACACCTGCGATCCGCTGGTCGAGGCGTGTCTCGAGACCGGGACGGACTACCTCGACGTCACGGGCGAGGTAGCGGTGTTCGAGCGACTCGCCAGACTGGGTGGACGGGCTGAACGAGCGGACGTGACGCTCCTTCCAGGCGTCGGGTTCGACGTCGTCCCCTCGGACTGCCTGGCGACGTACCTCCACGAACGGCTCCCGTCGGCGGACGACCTCGCGGTCGGGATCGCGAACTGGGGATCGCTCTCACGTGGAACGCTGGTGACGACCGTCAGAAACCTCGGAAGCGGTGGCGTCGTCCGCCGAAACGGACGACTCATCCGCGTGCCGACGGCCTACGACACTCGAACGTTCGACTTCGGACGCGGGCCGACGACGACCGTCACGGTCCCGCTCGGCGACGTCGTGACGGCCGCCCACAGCACCGGCGTCGAGCACGTCGCCGTCTACGTCGACCTGCCGAATCCCGTGATCCGCGCGATGAAGGCCGGACGGTCTCTCGAGTCGCTGCTGGGTAGCTGGCCGATCAGACAGGGTCTCGAGCGGGTCGTCGAAACCGCCGTCGACGGTCCCGACGCGGCCGAACGGGAACGCGGCGAGGCGGTCGTCCAGGTCGAGGTGACCGACGGCGACCGAACCGAGCGCGCACGCCTGTGGACACCGAACACGTACGCGCTGACGGCCGACGCCGCCGTCAGTTCGGCCAAGCGCGTGCTCGAGGGGGACGCCCCCGACGGCTATCAGACGCCGTCGACCGCCTTCGGTCACGAGTTCGTCCTCGACCTCGAGGGGGTCGAGCGCGAACTGCTCCCGTCGCCGACGCAGGTCTAG